In one window of Phormidium ambiguum IAM M-71 DNA:
- a CDS encoding CAAD domain-containing protein — protein METKEPQEQKTPTVEVTVDQGGPIITNTPGSTSASQVQEYWDIFVSYLAKLPDYLGDFFSTYQKPLITVGLIVGAFVTVKVTLAVLDALDDIPLLSPFFELVGIGYSGWFVYRYLLRASNRKELADEINGLKNQVVGGNKTPKL, from the coding sequence ATGGAAACTAAGGAACCGCAAGAGCAAAAAACTCCCACTGTAGAAGTCACCGTCGATCAAGGAGGCCCGATTATCACCAATACACCTGGTAGCACATCCGCCAGCCAGGTGCAAGAGTATTGGGATATTTTCGTCTCCTACTTGGCTAAACTGCCAGATTATCTGGGCGATTTCTTCAGCACCTACCAAAAACCCTTAATTACTGTTGGTTTGATTGTAGGTGCTTTTGTCACAGTTAAAGTCACTCTAGCTGTACTCGATGCACTAGATGATATTCCTCTACTCTCGCCTTTCTTTGAGTTAGTTGGTATTGGCTACTCCGGTTGGTTTGTGTATCGGTATTTACTCCGCGCCTCAAATCGTAAGGAGTTAGCTGATGAAATCAATGGCTTGAAAAATCAAGTAGTCGGCGGGAATAAAACTCCAAAACTTTAA
- a CDS encoding DUF5615 family PIN-like protein codes for MKFLADMGISLRTVAWLRSTGYDIVHLRDEGLQRLPDDEILIKARAEGRILLTVDLDFAELLAVSGEVLPSVILFRLGNENYQAINERLAEVLSQCQEDLEAGAIISVSNQRYRVKRLPI; via the coding sequence ATGAAGTTTTTAGCAGATATGGGAATTTCACTACGCACAGTTGCTTGGTTGCGTAGTACTGGCTATGACATTGTACACCTACGGGATGAAGGATTACAAAGGCTACCCGATGATGAGATTTTGATTAAAGCTCGTGCTGAGGGACGAATTTTATTAACAGTAGATTTAGATTTTGCTGAACTTTTAGCTGTAAGTGGGGAAGTATTACCCAGTGTGATTTTGTTTAGGTTGGGAAATGAAAATTATCAGGCGATTAATGAACGGTTAGCTGAAGTTTTAAGCCAATGTCAAGAAGACTTAGAAGCAGGCGCAATTATTTCTGTCAGTAACCAAAGGTACAGGGTGAAGCGATTGCCTATATAA
- a CDS encoding DUF433 domain-containing protein — MLSFDRITFNPKIMAGQACIRGMRIPVSLVVNLVANGKSSEEILEEYPDLEPEDIRQSLLYAAWLTQERVYTFTTAEKV, encoded by the coding sequence ATGCTGAGTTTCGATCGCATCACATTTAATCCTAAAATTATGGCAGGTCAAGCTTGTATTCGGGGAATGCGAATTCCCGTTTCTTTAGTAGTTAATTTAGTAGCAAATGGTAAATCATCTGAGGAAATTTTAGAAGAATACCCAGATTTAGAACCAGAGGATATTCGACAATCGTTGCTTTATGCAGCATGGTTAACTCAAGAACGAGTTTATACTTTTACCACAGCTGAAAAAGTCTAA
- a CDS encoding FAD-dependent hydroxylase yields MSVNPTSEIKLDYDLAIVGGGIVGATLAAALKDSGLSVALIEAQVESVSVAKGRAYAISLLSGRIYDGIGIWDKIEPQITSFKQIQLSDADHPQIVQFYPPELATDKLGYAAEHRVLLTALQEFLQTSPNVSYLCPAEVIKADYQKDLVEIQLRLNGELKTIKTRLLVGADGAKSRIRQAAGIKTRGWHYWQSCVVATIKPEKPHNNVAYERFWPSGPMGVLPLPGNRFQIVWTWPHADAKAMQELDESEFLQKLEYYTGNKFGKLELLGDRYVFPVQLMQSDRYTLPRLALIGDAAHGCHPVAGQGMNLGIRDAAALAQILKTAHQKSEDIGNIQVLKRYENWRKQENLVILGFTDFLDRVFSNQFLPLVFIRRFGLWMLRNITPFKKFALQLMTGLKGRPPQVSQL; encoded by the coding sequence ATGTCAGTAAACCCAACATCTGAAATTAAACTAGACTACGACTTAGCAATCGTCGGCGGTGGGATTGTCGGTGCTACCCTCGCCGCTGCTTTAAAAGATTCTGGACTTAGTGTGGCGTTAATCGAAGCACAAGTCGAATCTGTCTCCGTCGCCAAAGGACGCGCCTACGCTATTTCCTTACTTTCGGGGCGGATTTATGACGGAATTGGCATTTGGGACAAAATTGAACCCCAAATTACGAGTTTTAAACAAATTCAATTATCTGATGCCGATCATCCCCAAATTGTACAATTTTATCCCCCAGAATTGGCAACAGATAAACTTGGATATGCTGCGGAACATCGAGTTTTATTAACAGCTTTGCAGGAATTTTTGCAAACTTCTCCGAATGTTTCTTATCTCTGTCCAGCCGAAGTAATCAAAGCAGATTATCAAAAAGATTTGGTTGAAATTCAACTGCGCTTAAATGGTGAATTAAAAACAATTAAAACTCGCTTACTTGTAGGTGCTGATGGGGCAAAATCTCGAATTCGGCAAGCTGCGGGAATCAAAACTCGCGGTTGGCATTATTGGCAATCTTGCGTAGTAGCGACAATTAAACCAGAAAAACCCCACAATAATGTAGCTTACGAAAGATTTTGGCCGAGTGGTCCGATGGGAGTTTTGCCTTTACCGGGAAATCGGTTTCAAATTGTTTGGACTTGGCCTCATGCAGACGCGAAAGCTATGCAAGAATTAGATGAATCAGAGTTTTTACAGAAGTTGGAATATTATACGGGGAATAAGTTTGGCAAGTTGGAATTGTTAGGCGATCGCTACGTTTTTCCGGTACAGTTAATGCAGAGCGATCGCTACACACTCCCCAGACTCGCCTTAATTGGAGATGCTGCACATGGTTGTCATCCCGTCGCCGGACAAGGCATGAATTTAGGAATTCGTGACGCAGCTGCCCTCGCCCAAATTCTCAAAACTGCTCACCAAAAAAGCGAAGATATTGGCAACATCCAAGTTCTGAAACGTTACGAAAATTGGCGCAAACAAGAAAATTTGGTAATTCTCGGATTTACAGATTTCCTAGACCGAGTATTTTCTAATCAGTTTTTACCATTAGTTTTTATTCGTCGTTTCGGTTTATGGATGTTACGCAACATCACGCCTTTTAAAAAATTTGCCCTGCAACTTATGACTGGTTTAAAAGGTCGTCCTCCCCAAGTTTCTCAGCTTTAA
- a CDS encoding putative toxin-antitoxin system toxin component, PIN family, with amino-acid sequence MRYVAVFDTNILISALLSTSSNPFRCLALAKIGQVESVTCQEILDEFAEKLVLKFKFSQDMAQLAVEEVRSYSRLVEISTTLKAVAEDPDDDMVVECAVVGSAAYIVTGDKHLLALGKYGEIEIVKASEFIGLISQSER; translated from the coding sequence GTGCGATACGTTGCGGTTTTTGATACCAATATTTTGATTTCTGCTTTATTGTCTACGAGTAGTAATCCATTTCGATGTTTAGCATTAGCGAAAATTGGACAAGTTGAATCAGTGACTTGCCAAGAAATTTTGGATGAATTTGCCGAAAAGTTGGTACTCAAGTTCAAATTTTCTCAAGATATGGCGCAGCTAGCAGTGGAAGAGGTACGCAGTTACTCAAGGTTGGTTGAAATTTCGACAACATTAAAGGCAGTAGCAGAAGATCCTGATGATGATATGGTTGTGGAATGTGCAGTAGTCGGCAGTGCTGCTTATATTGTTACGGGTGACAAACATCTTTTGGCTTTAGGTAAGTATGGAGAGATTGAGATTGTCAAAGCAAGTGAGTTTATAGGATTGATATCGCAGTCTGAACGTTGA
- a CDS encoding potassium channel family protein, with protein sequence MYVLIGGAGMMGLGLAQQLLKLGHTVAIIDVDPLACRFAREKIGVMAFEGSAVSTTVLLEAGIRQASAVVAALRDDALNLALITLSRSYGISHIVVRMGDREFLEAYRLAGASHIISTVDLAVATMVNAIEYPQIESMMHFEQGQVEVLKLPVPGDCFVAGRSVAHIAQDSGFPKGSLIIGYQSHTHANLEIPNGNTILEAGSTILVVTRPESVHQMIDYLGIQASHLPTLEVSHPNL encoded by the coding sequence ATGTACGTTTTAATTGGTGGCGCAGGAATGATGGGACTGGGGTTAGCCCAGCAGTTATTAAAACTCGGTCATACAGTTGCCATCATCGATGTAGATCCGCTAGCTTGTCGCTTTGCGCGGGAAAAAATCGGTGTGATGGCATTTGAGGGTAGCGCCGTTAGCACTACAGTTCTTCTGGAAGCGGGGATTAGACAAGCCAGCGCAGTTGTTGCGGCTTTGAGAGATGATGCGCTGAATCTGGCGCTGATTACTTTATCTAGAAGTTACGGCATTTCCCATATTGTAGTGCGAATGGGCGATCGAGAATTTCTCGAAGCTTATCGTCTTGCTGGAGCGAGTCACATCATCAGCACGGTGGATTTAGCAGTGGCAACAATGGTAAATGCGATCGAATATCCCCAAATCGAGTCAATGATGCACTTTGAACAAGGACAGGTAGAAGTGCTGAAACTACCCGTTCCTGGCGATTGCTTCGTGGCAGGGCGCTCTGTAGCGCACATTGCTCAAGACTCCGGCTTTCCCAAAGGTTCGCTGATCATTGGCTACCAATCTCATACCCACGCCAATTTAGAGATTCCCAATGGTAATACTATTCTGGAAGCTGGCTCAACCATCTTAGTTGTCACCCGCCCTGAGTCAGTTCACCAAATGATTGATTACCTTGGGATTCAAGCTAGTCATCTTCCAACCCTAGAAGTTTCTCATCCAAATCTTTAA
- a CDS encoding YebC/PmpR family DNA-binding transcriptional regulator, which produces MAGHSKWANIKRQKERVDAKKGKTFTQLSRAIIVAARNGIPDPAGNFQLRTAIEKAKAAGIPNDNIERAIAKGAGKLDAGDSLETIRYEGYGAGGVAVLVEALTDNRNRTAADLRLAFSKYGGNLGETGCVSWMFEQKGVCIISGAIDEDELLEASLEGGAESYELIEDEEAEETGAEVFTEVTNLENLNQFLKEKGFNVTEAEWRWIPNNNVEVVDKDQARSLLKMMDFLEGLDDVQNVTTNFEMADDLVSLSIA; this is translated from the coding sequence ATGGCAGGACATAGTAAGTGGGCAAATATTAAACGTCAGAAAGAGAGAGTTGATGCAAAAAAGGGTAAAACCTTCACTCAACTATCTCGTGCTATTATTGTGGCAGCACGCAATGGTATTCCAGACCCGGCGGGAAATTTTCAACTTCGTACTGCCATTGAAAAAGCGAAAGCAGCAGGAATTCCCAACGATAATATTGAAAGAGCGATCGCCAAAGGTGCTGGTAAACTAGACGCAGGTGACAGCCTCGAAACTATCCGTTACGAAGGTTATGGCGCTGGTGGAGTCGCCGTACTCGTGGAAGCCCTCACCGATAATCGTAACCGCACCGCCGCAGATTTGCGCCTCGCTTTCAGCAAATATGGCGGAAACTTGGGGGAAACAGGCTGTGTTTCTTGGATGTTTGAACAAAAAGGCGTTTGTATTATTAGCGGCGCAATAGATGAAGACGAACTGTTAGAAGCTTCCTTAGAAGGTGGTGCAGAGTCTTACGAGTTGATAGAAGACGAGGAAGCAGAAGAAACAGGCGCAGAAGTATTTACCGAAGTGACAAATTTAGAAAATCTCAACCAATTTTTGAAAGAGAAAGGTTTTAACGTTACCGAAGCAGAATGGCGCTGGATACCTAATAATAACGTAGAAGTGGTTGATAAAGACCAAGCGCGATCGCTCCTAAAAATGATGGACTTTTTAGAAGGATTAGACGACGTACAAAACGTCACCACTAACTTTGAAATGGCAGATGATTTAGTCTCCCTAAGTATCGCTTAA
- a CDS encoding carbohydrate ABC transporter permease, whose translation MQKLPWVKLLLYLILIGYAIATFIPFAWALSASFKTLPEISSGNINFIPENFTLENYQNIFTQEPLFGRWLFNSVIVAVCVTLLNLLFNSMAGYALARIRFPGNRLFFFLILAVLMIPGQITLIPSYLILKNLGWLNSYQGLIVPTAVNATFIFMMRQFFVNFPKELEEAAAMDGLNRWETFLQIVLPLAKPALAAQAIFIFMGAWNNFLTPLLILSDKEMFTLPLGLNTFKGEYISYWNYIMAASMVLTLPALAIYAFFNRYFIQSVTFTGGK comes from the coding sequence ATGCAAAAGTTACCTTGGGTGAAATTGCTGTTATACTTAATTTTGATTGGTTATGCGATCGCAACTTTTATTCCCTTCGCTTGGGCACTCTCTGCATCCTTCAAAACCCTCCCCGAAATCTCCTCTGGAAACATCAACTTTATCCCGGAAAATTTCACATTAGAAAACTACCAAAACATCTTTACCCAAGAACCTTTATTTGGTAGATGGTTGTTTAATAGCGTCATCGTTGCTGTTTGCGTCACCCTCTTAAATCTTCTGTTTAATTCAATGGCAGGTTACGCTTTAGCCAGAATTCGTTTTCCCGGAAATCGACTATTCTTTTTCCTGATTTTGGCAGTATTAATGATTCCCGGACAAATTACCTTAATTCCCAGTTACTTAATCTTAAAAAACCTCGGTTGGCTGAACTCTTACCAAGGATTGATTGTACCAACAGCCGTAAATGCTACGTTTATATTTATGATGCGGCAATTCTTTGTTAACTTCCCCAAAGAATTAGAAGAAGCCGCCGCAATGGATGGTTTAAATCGTTGGGAAACCTTTCTGCAAATTGTTCTTCCTTTAGCAAAACCAGCTTTAGCCGCCCAAGCAATCTTTATCTTTATGGGTGCTTGGAATAACTTTCTCACACCTTTGTTGATTTTGTCCGACAAAGAAATGTTTACCCTACCTTTGGGATTGAACACTTTTAAAGGTGAATATATCAGTTATTGGAATTATATTATGGCAGCTTCAATGGTCTTAACTTTACCCGCACTAGCTATTTACGCCTTTTTCAATCGCTACTTTATTCAAAGTGTCACCTTCACAGGTGGTAAATAA